Proteins from a genomic interval of Pirellulales bacterium:
- a CDS encoding DUF1598 domain-containing protein, protein MARRWLDGRRHSAWRRVGMALALVVCGVALASLPASADPAPGDDALLAEQLASGEFAPALSRAEQAPPAQRDARLGAIARAQAAAGEPRAALATAGSMRDDVLRRQTLTESSSPPPAARGGAAGADFSSLIELITSTVAPTTWDEVGGPGAIKEYRNGVYVDALGVVHPVVDKDGGNRLNQLRQSVAHAAADGRVRQSSPLRKISLPRLEREIQLRLAAGQPLDEEMQVLAGLQRIRYVLVYPDTGDLVLAGPAGDWTLDRENRLVGADGGRPVVQLDDLVVILRHVLNSRDGEFGCSITPTAEGLAKAKAFLQASSGKPLKPGTRGKWLAELRGQLGRQKVEVFGIDPRTRVAQAIVEADYRMKLVGIGLEEGTVDVPSYLDMLKSAGKGAQSLDVLRWWFTVNYEALATNADRNVFELRGQGVKVLSENELLTATGQQVHTGQSDPLNAEFAHRFTKHFEALAKKYPVYADLQNIFDLALTASLLRSEALADRIGWHLLSLGDPNQYAVAHGPAPREVDTVLNHRAVNRGNRVDILAAISGGVTVNCRSLVVPDAIVTDRQGELGSQQQRSAPEKLQRSAWWWD, encoded by the coding sequence ATGGCACGCAGATGGCTTGACGGTCGCCGACATTCGGCGTGGCGGCGTGTTGGTATGGCACTGGCCCTGGTGGTTTGCGGCGTCGCGCTGGCAAGCTTGCCGGCTTCGGCCGATCCTGCGCCGGGCGACGACGCGCTCTTGGCCGAACAGCTTGCCAGCGGCGAGTTCGCGCCCGCCCTGAGCCGGGCCGAACAGGCACCGCCGGCGCAGCGCGATGCGCGGCTGGGCGCCATCGCCAGAGCACAGGCGGCGGCGGGCGAACCACGCGCCGCGTTGGCCACGGCCGGTTCGATGCGCGACGACGTGCTCCGCCGCCAGACGCTGACCGAATCATCGTCACCGCCGCCAGCGGCACGCGGCGGCGCAGCGGGCGCCGACTTCAGCTCGCTGATCGAACTCATTACGTCCACCGTCGCGCCGACCACCTGGGACGAAGTCGGCGGTCCCGGCGCCATCAAGGAATATCGCAACGGCGTTTACGTCGATGCTCTCGGCGTGGTCCACCCCGTGGTCGACAAGGACGGCGGCAACCGGCTGAACCAGTTGCGGCAAAGCGTGGCCCATGCGGCTGCCGACGGCCGCGTCCGCCAGTCGTCGCCGCTGCGAAAAATCTCGCTGCCGCGGCTGGAACGCGAGATTCAGTTGCGGCTGGCGGCAGGGCAGCCGCTCGACGAAGAGATGCAAGTGCTCGCCGGACTGCAACGCATCCGCTATGTGCTTGTCTATCCCGATACGGGCGACCTGGTGTTGGCCGGGCCGGCCGGTGATTGGACGCTCGACCGCGAGAACCGGCTGGTCGGCGCCGACGGCGGGCGGCCGGTCGTGCAGTTGGACGACCTGGTCGTCATCTTGCGGCACGTGCTCAACTCGCGCGACGGCGAATTCGGCTGCTCCATCACGCCCACCGCGGAAGGGCTGGCGAAGGCCAAGGCGTTTTTGCAGGCGTCGAGCGGCAAGCCGCTCAAGCCGGGCACGAGAGGAAAATGGCTGGCCGAGCTGCGCGGCCAACTCGGCCGGCAGAAAGTCGAAGTCTTCGGCATCGACCCGCGCACCCGCGTGGCGCAGGCCATCGTGGAGGCCGATTATCGCATGAAACTGGTCGGCATCGGACTGGAAGAAGGCACGGTCGACGTGCCCAGCTATCTCGACATGCTGAAATCGGCCGGCAAAGGGGCCCAGTCGCTCGACGTGCTGCGCTGGTGGTTTACCGTCAACTATGAAGCGCTGGCGACGAATGCCGATCGAAACGTGTTCGAGCTTCGCGGGCAGGGCGTGAAAGTGCTCAGCGAAAACGAGCTGCTCACGGCCACGGGCCAGCAGGTCCACACCGGCCAGTCCGACCCGCTCAACGCGGAGTTCGCTCACCGCTTCACCAAGCACTTCGAGGCCCTGGCAAAGAAGTACCCGGTGTATGCCGACCTGCAGAACATTTTCGATCTGGCATTGACCGCCTCGCTGTTGCGGTCGGAGGCCCTTGCCGACCGCATCGGTTGGCATCTCCTTTCGCTGGGCGACCCCAACCAATACGCCGTGGCCCACGGACCGGCGCCGCGCGAAGTCGACACCGTGCTGAACCACCGCGCTGTGAATCGCGGGAATCGCGTGGATATTCTGGCGGCCATCAGTGGCGGCGTGACGGTCAATTGCCGGTCGCTGGTGGTGCCCGACGCGATCGTCACGGACCGGCAGGGCGAGCTTGGCAGCCAGCAGCAGCGATCGGCTCCGGAGAAGCTGCAGCGGTCGGCCTGGTGGTGGGACTAA
- the pglZ gene encoding BREX-1 system phosphatase PglZ type B, translated as MTVFDSLLTALERAADHNRDDAVAPAAVLWPDEKREWERLVPRLRVLVPHFLVLGQYELASRTGPAIWLRCVLAGKVPAVTWQSGTVPIIYLPGVSRATLRATEDCPNELKPLAELQYRGVFWSQSNGKDWTITAYLQTNHGGLQLKIAKDQATASATRRALEKLMELPVAELRAKSASGELNSHYFHLLISDDPVDDLLSWLADREAARQRMEHDRWEALCSDCLKNYGFDPKSDGPLVGAEHLGLQTKTAWKTAWNRFASAPSRYSGLIEQLRRAKPKEKGGPLFNQPEEFWPQDNEAAEADLREGLRQIGEPRMKHGLNTDKEIKEGGGSTSDPCFIRFSSVAEARKRLHELEERHKQRRGWVWARMKLAPLADALEHLAKLAESTRTPLAGATIGDMARLYTEAGWRADAAALDAVAAVSSAPDRDVVSAAVAQVYSPWLRDAAELFQERAMHEPLPGRTFARLSEVPSGTCLLFADGLRYDLAQKVKAALEAKQIVVQLKHQFVALPSVTPTAKPAVSPVADKLTGTAAGEEFRPCLAADQKELTIERFRNLLAADGYQVLGVSDHGEPAGRAWTEFGDVDKTGHEKGVGLARRIPELVASLVERVESLLSAGWREVRIVTDHGWLLVPKGLPKTDLPKYLTATRWGRCAVVKPAATVDLPCFAWFWSDDVRIACPPGIDSFIAGKEYGHGGLSLQECWCRSLRFRLERSRQFLRESSRSNGRVYGVESGWKGALRTAR; from the coding sequence ATGACCGTTTTCGATTCGCTGCTGACCGCGCTGGAGAGGGCGGCTGACCATAACCGCGATGATGCGGTTGCGCCCGCGGCCGTCCTTTGGCCCGATGAAAAGAGAGAATGGGAGCGGCTCGTGCCGCGGCTGCGTGTTCTGGTGCCGCACTTCCTCGTGCTCGGTCAGTACGAGCTTGCCAGCCGCACCGGCCCGGCGATCTGGCTGCGCTGCGTGCTCGCAGGGAAAGTGCCGGCAGTCACTTGGCAATCCGGTACGGTGCCAATTATCTACTTGCCCGGCGTCAGTCGCGCCACGCTACGGGCGACGGAGGATTGCCCGAACGAATTGAAGCCTCTCGCCGAACTTCAATATCGGGGCGTGTTCTGGTCGCAATCCAACGGCAAAGACTGGACGATCACCGCTTATCTGCAAACGAACCACGGCGGGTTGCAACTGAAGATCGCCAAAGATCAGGCGACGGCCAGCGCCACACGCCGCGCCCTGGAAAAGCTGATGGAGTTGCCGGTGGCGGAGTTGCGGGCAAAGTCGGCCAGTGGCGAGCTTAACAGCCATTACTTCCACCTCCTTATCAGCGACGACCCGGTGGACGACCTGCTTTCGTGGCTCGCCGATCGCGAGGCCGCTCGCCAGCGGATGGAGCACGACCGCTGGGAAGCCCTCTGCAGCGACTGCCTAAAGAACTACGGCTTCGACCCGAAGAGCGACGGGCCGCTTGTCGGCGCCGAACATCTTGGCCTTCAAACAAAAACCGCTTGGAAAACAGCCTGGAACCGGTTCGCCTCTGCGCCGAGCCGATACTCTGGCCTTATCGAGCAGCTTCGCCGCGCCAAGCCGAAAGAAAAGGGCGGGCCGCTGTTCAATCAGCCCGAAGAATTCTGGCCGCAAGACAACGAAGCGGCGGAAGCCGATTTGCGGGAAGGTCTGAGACAGATTGGTGAGCCACGGATGAAACACGGATTAAACACGGATAAAGAAATAAAGGAAGGAGGCGGCTCTACCTCCGATCCGTGTTTCATCCGTTTTTCATCCGTGGCCGAGGCCCGTAAGCGGTTGCACGAGTTGGAAGAACGTCACAAGCAGCGACGAGGGTGGGTCTGGGCGCGGATGAAACTTGCGCCGCTCGCCGATGCCTTGGAGCACTTGGCCAAGCTTGCCGAATCCACTCGCACACCGCTCGCAGGCGCGACCATCGGCGACATGGCGAGGCTTTACACTGAAGCGGGCTGGCGTGCTGACGCGGCAGCCTTGGATGCCGTGGCCGCCGTATCGAGCGCCCCGGACCGCGATGTGGTGTCTGCCGCCGTGGCCCAAGTCTATTCGCCGTGGCTGCGTGATGCCGCCGAGCTCTTTCAAGAGCGGGCCATGCACGAGCCGTTGCCGGGACGTACTTTCGCCCGTCTGTCGGAAGTGCCCAGCGGAACCTGCCTGCTCTTCGCGGACGGCTTGCGTTATGACCTCGCCCAGAAGGTCAAGGCAGCACTCGAAGCCAAGCAGATCGTCGTGCAACTAAAGCATCAGTTCGTCGCGCTCCCCTCCGTGACGCCGACCGCGAAGCCAGCCGTTTCACCCGTGGCCGATAAGTTGACGGGCACCGCGGCAGGCGAAGAATTCCGCCCTTGCCTGGCCGCGGATCAAAAAGAGCTGACGATCGAGCGATTCCGCAATCTGCTGGCAGCCGACGGCTATCAAGTCCTTGGCGTCAGCGACCATGGCGAACCAGCGGGCCGGGCCTGGACCGAGTTCGGTGACGTCGACAAGACGGGCCACGAGAAAGGCGTCGGCCTGGCACGCCGCATCCCTGAACTGGTCGCCAGCCTGGTGGAGCGAGTCGAGTCGCTGCTCTCCGCGGGATGGCGCGAGGTTCGCATTGTGACCGACCACGGTTGGTTGCTGGTGCCCAAGGGCCTGCCCAAGACCGATCTGCCAAAATACCTCACGGCGACTCGCTGGGGGCGGTGCGCCGTGGTGAAACCCGCGGCAACGGTCGATCTACCCTGCTTTGCCTGGTTCTGGTCGGACGACGTGCGAATCGCCTGTCCGCCTGGGATCGACAGCTTCATCGCCGGCAAGGAATACGGCCACGGCGGGTTGAGCTTGCAGGAATGCTGGTGCCGCAGCTTACGATTCAGGCTGGAACGCAGCCGACAGTTTCTGCGAGAATCGAGTCGTTCAAATGGGCGGGTTTACGGTGTCGAGTCAGGGTGGAAGGGGGCTTTGAGAACTGCAAGGTAG
- a CDS encoding ImmA/IrrE family metallo-endopeptidase — MVFYLPAPPKEFNVRDFRIRRDASRRFSPALLYAIRAAKERQQWASEYLRDSDSPKCDVVRSVKVSDSTKDVGVKLRALLGVSLERQFGCRDELEAFTMWRDACEQIGVFVFQSNRANEISGCAIADDYAPVALINSRDANTAKCFTLIHEVVHIALGESAITTGDAITSALAPQSNVERFCNKVAAEVLIPSDDIVIRVPNNWENNEESVVSQFANRYRVSRAVMAIRLAELGMADNDWLSNRWAMFHPKPEAEAAESSDRPIPQYRLVLSRSGPSFARLVVSAFDSGEIHGGQVTTLLNMPLKHLAPMVHSLYPVQMQSEESGMS; from the coding sequence ATGGTCTTTTACTTGCCGGCACCTCCCAAAGAATTCAACGTCCGCGACTTTCGGATTCGACGTGACGCTAGCCGTCGCTTCTCGCCTGCTCTCCTCTATGCCATCCGGGCCGCTAAGGAACGGCAGCAGTGGGCTTCGGAATATCTGCGCGATTCGGATTCACCAAAGTGCGATGTTGTTCGCTCGGTCAAGGTGTCGGATAGCACCAAGGATGTTGGCGTAAAGTTGCGTGCGCTACTAGGGGTCAGTTTAGAGCGACAATTTGGTTGCCGCGATGAACTCGAAGCGTTTACGATGTGGCGTGATGCTTGTGAGCAGATTGGCGTTTTCGTGTTTCAGTCCAATCGAGCTAATGAGATAAGCGGCTGCGCTATCGCCGACGATTACGCACCCGTTGCCCTTATCAATAGTCGCGATGCCAACACGGCCAAGTGTTTCACCTTGATCCATGAGGTAGTGCATATTGCGCTGGGAGAATCGGCGATTACCACCGGGGACGCCATTACTTCGGCGCTTGCCCCACAATCTAACGTCGAACGGTTCTGCAATAAAGTTGCGGCGGAGGTTCTAATTCCAAGCGACGACATTGTTATTCGGGTGCCGAATAACTGGGAGAACAATGAGGAGAGCGTTGTATCGCAATTCGCAAATCGCTATAGGGTTAGCCGAGCTGTCATGGCAATACGGCTGGCCGAACTTGGGATGGCCGATAATGACTGGCTTTCAAACAGGTGGGCGATGTTTCACCCAAAACCAGAGGCTGAGGCCGCAGAATCAAGCGACAGGCCCATCCCACAATACCGGCTTGTACTGTCTCGTTCCGGTCCGTCTTTCGCGCGGCTGGTTGTTTCGGCTTTTGATTCTGGAGAGATTCACGGCGGTCAGGTTACGACACTTTTGAACATGCCCCTCAAAC
- the brxL gene encoding BREX system Lon protease-like protein BrxL has product MELDELDRIAADAFDGYIVRKDLVRKFARQYPVPTYVCEFLLGRYCASTDEQEIQEGLGIVERQLRDRAVRSGEEELFKARARETGSVKLIDIISTRLDAKTDSYVASLPSLQLKDVAIEDKLVRDHERMLTGGFYAEVDLSYDAVIAQEKNGRPFSVAALRPIQLSKRDVLDVLYLGRKSFDVGGWKNFLLRSVGLEPTSMSERNRDVMLLRMVPFVENNHNLVELGPRGTGKSHLYQQISPYAHLVSGGKATVARMFVNNATGQRGLVCLYDVVCFDEISGVSFDQKDGVNIMKGYMESGEFSRGKESIRAYGSVVMVGNFEVDVQHQQRIGHLFGPMPPEMRNDTALMDRIHCYLPGWDVPKISEAIKTNHFGLVSDFVSECWTRLRSHNRISALQGRLTFGGALSGRDQSAVVKTISGLLKLTYPSPDEPVPDEDLEWAVRLALECRRRVKEQQKRIGSAEFRNTQFSYTLGKDGVEKFVVTPELQSEDHVGHDPLPAGQVWSVSPGDQDEGSGLYRIEVTEGPGGGVRVLNRPAPAAFSESVKYAEANLYSRAAELVGDRNPREHEFSIQLRAFDASKGGRSLGVAALLAMCSALINRSLRGGLVVVGGLNLGGSVDLLHNAIDVVELAVEKGAGIVLMPVSARKQLFDLSDDMATKVNVLFYGDVREAFIKAIAD; this is encoded by the coding sequence ATGGAATTAGACGAACTCGACCGGATCGCCGCCGACGCGTTCGATGGCTACATCGTCCGCAAAGACCTGGTGCGGAAGTTCGCGCGCCAATACCCGGTGCCAACTTACGTCTGCGAATTCCTGCTGGGTCGCTACTGCGCCAGCACGGACGAGCAGGAAATCCAGGAGGGACTGGGCATCGTCGAACGGCAACTGCGCGACCGGGCCGTGCGTAGCGGCGAAGAAGAACTGTTCAAAGCGCGTGCCCGTGAGACAGGCTCGGTCAAGTTGATCGACATCATCTCGACGCGGCTCGACGCCAAGACCGACTCTTACGTGGCGAGCCTCCCCAGCCTGCAATTGAAAGACGTCGCCATTGAAGACAAGCTCGTCCGCGACCACGAACGCATGCTGACCGGCGGCTTTTATGCCGAGGTCGACCTGAGCTACGACGCAGTGATCGCGCAGGAGAAGAACGGCCGGCCCTTCTCGGTGGCGGCTCTACGACCGATCCAGCTTTCCAAGCGCGATGTGCTGGACGTGCTTTATCTGGGCAGGAAGAGCTTCGACGTAGGCGGCTGGAAGAATTTTCTGCTCCGTAGCGTCGGCCTGGAACCGACGAGCATGAGCGAGCGCAACCGCGATGTAATGCTTCTCCGCATGGTTCCCTTCGTCGAGAACAACCACAACCTGGTCGAGCTTGGCCCAAGAGGCACGGGCAAATCGCACCTCTACCAGCAGATTTCGCCTTACGCCCATCTCGTCTCGGGTGGCAAGGCCACGGTCGCCCGGATGTTCGTGAACAACGCCACCGGCCAGCGGGGGCTTGTTTGCCTTTACGATGTCGTCTGCTTCGACGAAATCTCCGGCGTGTCGTTCGACCAGAAAGACGGCGTGAACATCATGAAGGGGTACATGGAGTCCGGCGAGTTCAGCCGGGGCAAGGAGAGCATCCGGGCGTATGGCAGCGTCGTGATGGTCGGCAACTTCGAGGTCGATGTTCAGCACCAGCAGCGCATCGGCCACCTCTTCGGCCCCATGCCGCCCGAGATGCGCAACGATACCGCTCTCATGGACCGCATCCATTGCTATCTACCCGGTTGGGACGTGCCGAAGATCAGCGAAGCGATCAAAACGAACCACTTCGGCCTGGTGTCGGACTTCGTCAGCGAGTGCTGGACGCGGCTTCGCTCGCACAACCGCATTTCGGCGCTGCAAGGCCGGCTGACATTCGGCGGGGCGCTCAGCGGGCGCGACCAGAGCGCCGTCGTAAAGACGATCAGCGGACTTTTGAAGCTGACGTACCCTTCTCCTGACGAGCCGGTGCCGGACGAAGACCTGGAATGGGCGGTGCGGCTCGCCCTGGAGTGCCGGCGGCGCGTGAAGGAACAGCAAAAAAGAATCGGCTCGGCCGAGTTCCGGAACACTCAGTTCAGCTACACGCTGGGCAAGGATGGCGTGGAGAAGTTCGTCGTCACGCCGGAGTTGCAAAGCGAAGACCATGTCGGGCACGACCCGCTGCCCGCCGGGCAAGTCTGGTCGGTCAGTCCCGGCGACCAGGACGAGGGCTCTGGCCTGTATCGCATTGAAGTCACCGAGGGGCCAGGCGGCGGAGTCAGGGTTTTGAACCGCCCGGCTCCTGCCGCGTTCTCCGAGTCGGTCAAGTATGCCGAAGCGAACCTTTATTCACGGGCCGCGGAATTGGTCGGCGACCGCAACCCGCGCGAACACGAATTCTCGATTCAGCTTCGGGCGTTTGACGCTAGCAAAGGCGGCCGCTCACTTGGCGTGGCTGCCCTATTGGCCATGTGCAGCGCGCTCATCAACCGCAGCCTGCGGGGCGGGCTGGTCGTGGTTGGGGGCCTGAATCTGGGCGGCTCCGTTGATCTGTTGCACAACGCCATCGACGTGGTGGAACTTGCCGTCGAGAAAGGGGCCGGCATCGTCCTGATGCCGGTCTCGGCCCGAAAGCAACTCTTCGACCTTTCCGACGACATGGCCACCAAGGTCAACGTCCTGTTCTACGGCGACGTGCGCGAGGCGTTCATCAAGGCGATCGCTGATTAG
- a CDS encoding sugar kinase produces the protein MFLAFGEIMLRLAPEGHLRFRQVLPGRLDATFAGAEANVCAALAMWGQRCRYVTALPSNPIGEALAAVLRGLGVDTDLIVRREVGRLGVFFVETGANQRSSLVVYDRDHSAISLAAAQEYDFERALEGATWVHVTGITPSLSENAYLATLELVRKAHHRGIHVSCDLNFRNKLWRWKPGFNARQLAHECMTQILPHVKLLVANEEDAGDVLGIHAAGASVEAGRVNPAAYEQVAREIARQFPSLSQVAITLRESISADHNNWGAMLFDVPADRACFAPLDADGGYRPYEIRDIVDRVGAGDAFAAGLLYALHSTEFAAPQQALQFAVAASCLKHSIKGDFSYVSLPEVTTLMSGIASGRVRR, from the coding sequence ATGTTCTTGGCATTCGGCGAAATCATGTTGCGCTTGGCGCCCGAGGGCCATTTGCGGTTCCGGCAGGTTTTGCCGGGCCGGCTCGACGCGACCTTTGCCGGCGCGGAAGCCAACGTCTGTGCCGCCTTGGCCATGTGGGGCCAACGCTGCCGCTACGTCACGGCGCTGCCCTCGAACCCGATCGGCGAGGCGCTGGCGGCCGTGTTGCGCGGCTTGGGCGTCGATACCGACTTGATCGTGCGCCGCGAGGTCGGACGGCTGGGCGTCTTTTTCGTCGAGACCGGCGCCAACCAGCGCAGCTCGCTCGTGGTGTACGATCGCGATCACAGCGCCATCAGTCTGGCCGCGGCCCAGGAATACGATTTCGAGCGCGCGCTCGAAGGCGCCACGTGGGTCCACGTCACGGGCATCACCCCGTCGCTGAGCGAGAACGCTTATTTGGCGACGCTGGAACTGGTCCGGAAGGCCCACCACCGCGGCATCCACGTGTCGTGCGATCTCAACTTTCGCAACAAGCTTTGGCGCTGGAAGCCGGGCTTCAATGCCCGGCAGCTTGCCCATGAGTGCATGACGCAAATCTTGCCGCACGTCAAGCTGCTCGTGGCCAACGAGGAAGACGCCGGCGACGTGCTCGGCATCCACGCCGCGGGCGCCTCGGTGGAAGCGGGCCGCGTCAACCCGGCCGCCTACGAGCAGGTGGCCCGCGAAATTGCCAGGCAGTTTCCCAGTCTTTCGCAGGTGGCGATCACGCTTCGCGAGAGCATCTCGGCCGATCACAACAATTGGGGCGCCATGTTGTTCGACGTGCCGGCCGACCGCGCCTGCTTTGCCCCCCTCGACGCCGACGGCGGCTATCGGCCTTATGAGATTCGCGACATCGTCGATCGTGTCGGGGCGGGCGACGCATTCGCAGCCGGACTGCTCTACGCCCTGCACTCCACCGAATTCGCGGCCCCGCAACAAGCCTTGCAGTTCGCCGTCGCCGCGAGCTGCTTGAAGCACTCGATCAAGGGCGATTTCAGTTACGTCAGCCTGCCGGAGGTCACAACGTTGATGTCGGGCATCGCCTCCGGGCGCGTTCGCCGCTAA
- a CDS encoding MFS transporter, with protein sequence MERPLDNTPWYAEVSRYQWLALAIASLGWVFDVFEGQIFVASMNEAMPELLPKDTPRQTIAYFANLTFAAFLLGGAVGGVAFGMLSDRIGRTKTMIYTILVYSLFTSVSAFARTWWELAGLRFVVAMGVGGEWAVASALVAEVFPKAARARSLGIFHASSVLGTYMAIAAGQWLVGNPNIGWRWGFGVGAAPALLTLWIRWSLHEPESWQHAREAAAAGLGQRLGRFRELFVEGRWRRTLVGVGLATVGLATFWGIHIYGKEVLKRDREHAYLAQMVAGNPSHVPVSAWEYWSGKQSASVVETDEETEEALRKIAEKDRNFLLGSYSSQMKSWEMLGMLIVTTGGGLGLLSFGPLCERFGRRPAFLFFQLGGVASTALVFGLPLGWTQWSDLLQIVLLGGFGFLTLGMHAGFAIYFPELYPTRLRGTGGGFCFNVARLLAGPMLVANGWMQHHWNMSMEDACLWLSGLFLIGIAVLLIAPETKGRELPQ encoded by the coding sequence GTGGAACGGCCTCTCGACAACACACCCTGGTATGCCGAAGTCAGCCGCTATCAATGGCTGGCGCTGGCGATCGCTTCGCTCGGCTGGGTGTTCGACGTCTTCGAAGGGCAGATCTTCGTCGCCAGCATGAACGAGGCGATGCCCGAACTGTTGCCGAAAGATACCCCGCGGCAGACGATTGCTTACTTCGCGAATCTGACCTTCGCCGCCTTTCTTCTGGGCGGGGCCGTGGGCGGCGTGGCCTTCGGCATGCTCAGCGACCGCATCGGGCGGACCAAGACGATGATCTATACGATCCTCGTCTACTCGCTGTTTACGTCCGTCTCGGCCTTCGCGCGTACCTGGTGGGAGTTGGCAGGGCTGCGATTTGTGGTGGCCATGGGCGTGGGCGGCGAGTGGGCGGTGGCCAGCGCGCTGGTGGCCGAGGTCTTTCCCAAGGCGGCACGGGCACGATCGCTGGGCATCTTTCACGCCTCCAGCGTGTTGGGCACCTACATGGCCATCGCCGCCGGACAATGGCTCGTCGGCAACCCAAACATCGGCTGGCGGTGGGGATTCGGCGTCGGCGCCGCTCCCGCGCTGCTCACGCTTTGGATCCGCTGGAGCTTGCACGAACCGGAGAGTTGGCAGCACGCCCGTGAGGCCGCCGCCGCGGGGCTGGGCCAGCGGCTGGGACGCTTTCGAGAACTTTTTGTGGAAGGCCGTTGGCGGCGCACGCTCGTCGGCGTCGGCCTGGCCACAGTCGGTCTGGCCACGTTCTGGGGCATCCATATTTACGGCAAGGAAGTGTTGAAACGCGACCGCGAGCACGCTTACCTGGCGCAGATGGTGGCCGGCAATCCGAGCCATGTGCCGGTGAGCGCTTGGGAATACTGGTCGGGCAAACAGTCCGCGTCGGTCGTCGAAACCGACGAAGAAACCGAAGAGGCGCTTCGCAAGATCGCCGAGAAGGACCGTAACTTTTTGCTCGGCTCCTACAGTTCACAAATGAAAAGCTGGGAGATGCTGGGCATGCTGATCGTGACGACGGGCGGCGGACTGGGGCTGCTCTCGTTCGGGCCGCTTTGCGAAAGGTTCGGGCGGCGGCCGGCGTTTTTGTTCTTTCAGCTTGGCGGCGTGGCCAGCACGGCGCTCGTGTTTGGCTTGCCCCTGGGCTGGACGCAGTGGTCGGACTTGCTGCAGATCGTGCTGTTGGGCGGCTTCGGCTTTTTGACGTTGGGCATGCATGCGGGGTTTGCGATTTACTTTCCGGAGCTTTATCCCACGCGGTTGCGCGGCACGGGCGGCGGTTTTTGTTTCAACGTCGCACGCCTGCTGGCCGGGCCGATGTTGGTCGCCAACGGCTGGATGCAGCACCACTGGAACATGTCGATGGAGGACGCCTGCTTGTGGCTGAGCGGGCTGTTCTTGATCGGCATCGCCGTACTTTTGATCGCTCCTGAGACGAAGGGACGCGAACTGCCGCAATGA
- a CDS encoding DUF1574 family protein yields MTPRRARQLHARRCLACAALLFAAGQAALAVGIEGWLPELRDPLYGQKLGQLRDRLPRHDAADGLLVMLGSSRTVHGYDAGVYEACVRSGGLAATVYNFGIPGGGPLTELIALRRLLKEGIRPDAVLIEVLPALLVDEAMRQEATHYPAARLWHDELPLVERFAGRTDDSRGLRTDWFVSLCAPAYAHRLPIKRRYWSDLLPREGHEHLFAPFDAHGWAAIPDAVRTPEAVQRGVELARQSYAECLGGLRVGLLAREAIDELLGLCRENQIVATLVVMPEGPRFRQWYSAEASEEADRYLSELADRHGVALVDARAWCGEEAFLDSHHLLCSGATAFSRRLAQNTLPVAHQRVARVPRGKTP; encoded by the coding sequence ATGACGCCCCGGCGTGCCCGACAGCTTCATGCCCGACGTTGCCTCGCCTGCGCGGCGCTGCTGTTTGCCGCCGGTCAGGCGGCACTGGCGGTCGGCATCGAGGGTTGGCTGCCCGAGCTTCGCGACCCATTATACGGCCAAAAACTGGGGCAATTAAGGGATCGGCTGCCCCGGCACGACGCCGCGGACGGGCTGCTGGTGATGCTCGGCAGCTCGCGGACGGTACACGGGTACGATGCCGGCGTCTACGAGGCTTGTGTGCGCAGCGGCGGCCTGGCGGCGACCGTTTACAACTTCGGCATTCCGGGCGGCGGTCCGCTGACGGAGTTGATTGCACTGCGAAGGCTGCTGAAAGAGGGGATTCGTCCCGATGCGGTGCTGATTGAAGTGCTGCCCGCCTTGCTCGTTGACGAGGCCATGCGTCAGGAGGCCACGCATTACCCGGCCGCGCGGCTTTGGCACGACGAACTCCCGCTCGTCGAGCGTTTTGCCGGCCGCACGGACGATTCCCGCGGCCTGCGGACCGACTGGTTTGTGAGCTTGTGCGCGCCGGCCTACGCGCATCGTTTGCCGATCAAGCGCCGCTACTGGTCCGATCTCTTGCCGCGCGAGGGGCACGAGCACTTGTTCGCGCCCTTCGACGCGCACGGTTGGGCGGCCATCCCCGACGCGGTGCGGACGCCGGAGGCGGTTCAACGTGGCGTCGAGCTGGCCCGGCAGTCCTACGCGGAATGTTTGGGCGGATTGAGGGTCGGTTTGCTGGCGCGAGAGGCGATCGACGAGCTACTCGGCCTGTGCCGCGAGAACCAGATTGTCGCCACGCTGGTGGTGATGCCGGAAGGTCCGCGCTTCCGGCAGTGGTACTCGGCGGAGGCATCGGAAGAGGCCGACCGATATTTGAGCGAGCTTGCCGATCGTCACGGTGTGGCACTGGTCGATGCGCGGGCGTGGTGCGGCGAAGAAGCGTTTCTCGACTCGCATCATTTGCTGTGCAGCGGCGCGACGGCATTCAGCCGAAGATTGGCGCAGAACACCCTGCCGGTCGCCCATCAGCGTGTCGCTCGTGTGCCTCGCGGAAAGACGCCCTGA
- a CDS encoding WXG100 family type VII secretion target: MSQAIVDPTELRRFAHALKVFNGDLQNRMQVLHGQLGALSQTWRDQENLKFSAEFETTMVAIARFVEASNEHIPFLLRKAERVEEYLTQR, from the coding sequence ATGTCGCAAGCAATTGTCGATCCAACCGAATTGCGCCGCTTCGCCCATGCCCTCAAAGTCTTCAACGGCGATCTGCAAAACCGTATGCAGGTGCTGCACGGGCAACTCGGCGCCCTAAGCCAAACCTGGCGTGACCAGGAAAACCTGAAGTTCTCCGCCGAATTCGAAACCACGATGGTCGCCATCGCCCGGTTCGTCGAAGCCAGCAACGAACATATCCCCTTCCTGCTCCGAAAGGCCGAACGCGTCGAAGAATATCTGACGCAGAGATAG